Proteins found in one Pseudomonadota bacterium genomic segment:
- the dsrA gene encoding dissimilatory-type sulfite reductase subunit alpha — protein MPKHDTPLLDQLESGPWPSFVTDLKRMAKKKDQCWDILGQLELSFKDKITHWKHGGIVGVFGYGGGVIGRYSDSPAKFPGVAHFHTVRLNQPSSKYYSTEILRKICDMWEKRGSGMTNMHGSTGDLVLLGTTTDQLEPIFWDATHELKMDLGGSGGNLRTPSCCLGKSRCEWACYDTQAACHNITMTYQDELHRPAFPYKFKTKFSGCPNDCVAAIARSDMAVIGNWRDSIRIDQAAVKSYMKGDFPSNGGAHAGRDWGPFDIQKEVIDLCPTGCMWMEGDKLKIDNSECTRCMHCINVMPRALRPGKDQGATILFGAKAPILDGAQIATMVVPFIKMDLENEFAEYKEIIEKAWDWWMEHGKNRERIGESIQRIGLPAFLAIMEITPIPQHIREPRSNPYVFWKDEEVEGGFERSVAEFRKKHKM, from the coding sequence ATGCCAAAGCATGATACGCCCCTCTTGGACCAATTAGAGAGTGGTCCATGGCCGAGTTTTGTAACCGACCTGAAACGGATGGCAAAAAAGAAAGATCAGTGCTGGGATATTTTGGGCCAGCTGGAACTTTCTTTTAAAGACAAAATTACTCATTGGAAGCACGGCGGCATCGTCGGTGTATTCGGATACGGCGGTGGTGTTATCGGTCGTTATTCCGATTCTCCGGCTAAGTTCCCTGGTGTTGCTCATTTCCATACAGTACGTTTGAACCAGCCGTCCAGTAAGTACTACTCAACGGAAATTCTTCGCAAAATCTGTGACATGTGGGAAAAACGCGGTAGCGGTATGACCAATATGCATGGTTCAACCGGTGACCTCGTACTTCTTGGTACCACCACTGATCAGCTTGAGCCGATTTTCTGGGACGCCACGCATGAATTGAAGATGGATCTTGGTGGCTCCGGTGGTAACCTGCGGACTCCTTCCTGCTGTCTTGGTAAATCACGTTGCGAATGGGCATGTTATGACACTCAGGCTGCATGTCATAATATCACCATGACTTATCAGGACGAGTTGCATCGTCCGGCTTTCCCGTACAAATTCAAAACCAAATTTTCCGGATGCCCCAATGACTGTGTTGCTGCTATTGCCCGTTCGGACATGGCTGTTATCGGTAACTGGAGAGACAGCATCCGCATTGATCAGGCCGCAGTAAAAAGTTACATGAAAGGCGATTTCCCTTCTAACGGCGGTGCGCATGCCGGCCGTGATTGGGGCCCATTCGATATCCAGAAAGAAGTTATCGACCTTTGCCCCACCGGTTGCATGTGGATGGAAGGCGATAAACTGAAAATAGACAACAGCGAATGTACCCGCTGCATGCATTGCATCAACGTAATGCCTCGCGCGCTTCGCCCAGGTAAGGATCAAGGCGCGACAATTCTTTTTGGAGCAAAAGCCCCGATCCTTGACGGCGCCCAGATCGCTACCATGGTCGTTCCTTTTATCAAAATGGACCTTGAGAATGAATTCGCAGAGTATAAGGAAATTATTGAAAAGGCATGGGACTGGTGGATGGAGCATGGCAAAAACCGTGAGCGTATCGGTGAGTCCATTCAGCGTATTGGTCTGCCGGCTTTCCTTGCTATCATGGAAATCACGCCCATTCCTCAGCATATCAGAGAGCCTCGTTCCAATCCTTACGTTTTTTGGAAGGACGAAGAAGTTGAAGGCGGCTTTGAGCGCAGTGTTGCGGAATTCAGAAAAAAACATAAGATGTAA